From Pseudorasbora parva isolate DD20220531a chromosome 25, ASM2467924v1, whole genome shotgun sequence, one genomic window encodes:
- the LOC137064866 gene encoding uncharacterized protein isoform X1, whose amino-acid sequence MYENGHTDVEISHRLSELGMQRGNSERSIRKFRSERGLKRTSISNEELELAVTQAIVETGPCYGRKMMTGYLASQRVHASEVRVGQTLAQMHEPNHRARCQGARNLNPIPYEAEYVGHKLHMDQNEKLCMFGVTHVVAIDGYSKKIVGHSTMPIKNNLTIYEEVYRNAVLSHGLWDQVRVDHGTEFYLSLFMQDIVAEYRHNQQRLPYLQTTSTKNHTVERIWPEINKRVNFPIKSALIQMVDQESLDLEDGLSRYCVSNLTCEISRIGVQQFVCAWNSHNILGKGVPNLLATIGCKARISEDLLPMASEAAELYRQTMGHSLTAPSIFGTDPFQSEEGKRRAETEFHVLYSDLANVFNYTVNEHYRPYQDCLTELINITRRCA is encoded by the exons ATGTACGAAAATGGTCATACCGATGTAGAAATATCACATCGTTTATCCGAGCTTGGAATGCAGAGGGGAAATTCAGAGCGAAGTATACGAAAATTCCGCTCTGAAAGGGGTCTGAAAAGAACAAGTATATCTAATGAGGAATTAGAATTGGCGGTTACACAAGCTATAGTAGAG ACAGGACCATGCTATGGACGCAAAATGATGACGGGCTACCTTGCATCACAGCGTGTACATGCATCAGAGGTTCGGGTGGGACAGACATTGGCTCAAATGCACGAACCAAATCACAGGGCTCGATGCCAG ggtgcaagaAATCTCAATCCGATTCCATATGAGGCAGAGTATGTGGGTCACAAATTGCATATGGATCAGAATGAAAAACTGTGTATGTTTGGTGTGACCCATGTTGTGGCCATTGATGGatacagtaaaaaaattgtTGGACACTCCACCATGCCAATAAAGaataatttaacaatttatGAAGAAGTGTACAG AAATGCTGTCCTTTCCCATGGATTGTGGGATCAGGTCAGAGTGGACCATGGCACAGAATTTTATTTATCCCTATTCATGCAAGACATAGTGGCAGAATATCGCCATAACCAGCAAAGACTGCCTTACCTCCAGACAACATCAACTAAA AACCATACAGTAGAGAGAATATGGCCGGAAATAAACAAGCGGGTTAATTTCCCAATCAAGAGTGCTCTAATCCAGATGGTCGACCAGGAGTCTTTGGATCTGGAGGATGGATTGTCAAGATACTGTGTGTCCAATCTTACATGTGAGATCAGCAGGATTGGAGTACAGCAATTTGTTTGTGCATGGAATAGCCATAATATTCTAG gCAAAGGCGTTCCTAATCTACTGGCCACAATTGGATGCAAAGCAAGGATCTCAGAGGACCTTCTGCCGATGGCGTCAGAAGCTGCTGAGCTGTACAGACAGACAATGGGACACAGTTTGACAGCTCCATCCATATTTGGCACTGATCCATTCCAGTCTGAAGAGGGCAAAAGAAGAGCAGAGACTGAATTTCATGTACTTTATTCTGACCTTGCAAATGTGTTCAACTATACTGTAAATGAACACTACAGGCCATACCAAGATTGTTTAACTGAGCTTATTAACATCACCAGAAGATGTGCATAG
- the LOC137064866 gene encoding uncharacterized protein isoform X2, with the protein MMTGYLASQRVHASEVRVGQTLAQMHEPNHRARCQGARNLNPIPYEAEYVGHKLHMDQNEKLCMFGVTHVVAIDGYSKKIVGHSTMPIKNNLTIYEEVYRNAVLSHGLWDQVRVDHGTEFYLSLFMQDIVAEYRHNQQRLPYLQTTSTKNHTVERIWPEINKRVNFPIKSALIQMVDQESLDLEDGLSRYCVSNLTCEISRIGVQQFVCAWNSHNILGKGVPNLLATIGCKARISEDLLPMASEAAELYRQTMGHSLTAPSIFGTDPFQSEEGKRRAETEFHVLYSDLANVFNYTVNEHYRPYQDCLTELINITRRCA; encoded by the exons ATGATGACGGGCTACCTTGCATCACAGCGTGTACATGCATCAGAGGTTCGGGTGGGACAGACATTGGCTCAAATGCACGAACCAAATCACAGGGCTCGATGCCAG ggtgcaagaAATCTCAATCCGATTCCATATGAGGCAGAGTATGTGGGTCACAAATTGCATATGGATCAGAATGAAAAACTGTGTATGTTTGGTGTGACCCATGTTGTGGCCATTGATGGatacagtaaaaaaattgtTGGACACTCCACCATGCCAATAAAGaataatttaacaatttatGAAGAAGTGTACAG AAATGCTGTCCTTTCCCATGGATTGTGGGATCAGGTCAGAGTGGACCATGGCACAGAATTTTATTTATCCCTATTCATGCAAGACATAGTGGCAGAATATCGCCATAACCAGCAAAGACTGCCTTACCTCCAGACAACATCAACTAAA AACCATACAGTAGAGAGAATATGGCCGGAAATAAACAAGCGGGTTAATTTCCCAATCAAGAGTGCTCTAATCCAGATGGTCGACCAGGAGTCTTTGGATCTGGAGGATGGATTGTCAAGATACTGTGTGTCCAATCTTACATGTGAGATCAGCAGGATTGGAGTACAGCAATTTGTTTGTGCATGGAATAGCCATAATATTCTAG gCAAAGGCGTTCCTAATCTACTGGCCACAATTGGATGCAAAGCAAGGATCTCAGAGGACCTTCTGCCGATGGCGTCAGAAGCTGCTGAGCTGTACAGACAGACAATGGGACACAGTTTGACAGCTCCATCCATATTTGGCACTGATCCATTCCAGTCTGAAGAGGGCAAAAGAAGAGCAGAGACTGAATTTCATGTACTTTATTCTGACCTTGCAAATGTGTTCAACTATACTGTAAATGAACACTACAGGCCATACCAAGATTGTTTAACTGAGCTTATTAACATCACCAGAAGATGTGCATAG